In Streptomyces durocortorensis, a genomic segment contains:
- a CDS encoding vWA domain-containing protein, producing the protein MANFSKSNVPQFSVEVYQNAFLPEGGREVNAIVTVTSTGGGTTGGVPLAGVAPSPAYGPGQAPDAAVVLMVDCSGSMDYPPTKMRNARDATAAAIDTLREGTRFAVVAGTHVAKDVYPGEGRLAVADARTKARAKDALRKLSTGGGTAIGTWLRLADRLLGSADVGIRHGILLTDGRNEHEAPEDLRAALDSCAGRFTCDARGVGTDWEVKEVTGIAAALLGTADIVADPSELAADFTRMMENAMGKEVADVALRLWTPVGVEIRFVKQVAPTVADLTGRRTEASPRAGDYPTGSWGDESRDYHVCVQVPAAGIGQEMLAARVSLVLPGPPGTGAPQTLSQGLVRAVWTDDMVASTSINPQVAHYTGQAELAQVIQQGLDARKSGDFDGATAKLGRAVQLASASGNQDTAKLLSKVVDVVDAATGTVRLKAKVAEADEMTLETRSTKTVRVKK; encoded by the coding sequence ATGGCCAACTTCTCCAAGTCGAACGTGCCGCAGTTCTCCGTCGAGGTGTACCAGAACGCGTTCCTGCCCGAGGGCGGACGTGAGGTCAACGCGATCGTCACGGTCACCTCGACCGGCGGCGGCACCACCGGGGGCGTTCCGCTGGCGGGGGTCGCGCCCTCACCGGCGTACGGGCCGGGGCAGGCGCCCGACGCGGCCGTGGTGCTGATGGTCGACTGTTCCGGTTCGATGGACTATCCGCCGACGAAGATGCGCAACGCGCGCGACGCGACGGCCGCGGCCATCGACACCCTGCGCGAGGGCACCCGGTTCGCGGTGGTCGCCGGGACGCATGTGGCCAAGGACGTCTACCCGGGTGAGGGGCGGCTCGCGGTCGCCGACGCGCGGACGAAGGCGCGGGCCAAGGACGCCCTGCGGAAGCTGAGCACGGGCGGCGGCACCGCGATCGGCACCTGGCTGCGGCTGGCCGACCGGCTGCTGGGCTCCGCCGACGTGGGCATCCGGCACGGCATCCTGCTGACCGACGGCCGCAACGAGCACGAGGCGCCCGAGGACCTGCGGGCGGCCCTGGACTCCTGCGCCGGGCGGTTCACCTGTGACGCCCGCGGGGTGGGCACCGACTGGGAGGTGAAGGAGGTCACCGGCATAGCCGCCGCCCTCCTCGGCACGGCCGACATCGTCGCCGACCCCTCGGAGCTGGCCGCGGACTTCACGCGGATGATGGAGAACGCCATGGGCAAGGAGGTCGCGGACGTGGCGCTGCGGCTCTGGACGCCCGTGGGGGTGGAGATCCGCTTCGTGAAGCAGGTCGCGCCGACGGTCGCGGACCTGACCGGCCGGCGCACGGAGGCGAGCCCTCGGGCCGGGGACTATCCGACGGGTTCGTGGGGCGACGAGTCCCGCGACTACCACGTGTGCGTCCAGGTGCCGGCGGCCGGGATCGGCCAGGAGATGCTGGCCGCCCGGGTCTCGCTCGTCCTGCCCGGCCCCCCGGGCACGGGCGCCCCGCAGACCCTGTCCCAGGGGCTCGTACGGGCGGTGTGGACGGACGACATGGTGGCGTCGACCTCGATCAATCCGCAGGTCGCGCACTACACGGGTCAGGCGGAACTGGCACAAGTCATCCAGCAGGGTCTGGACGCACGCAAGTCGGGCGACTTCGACGGCGCGACGGCGAAACTGGGCCGTGCGGTGCAGCTGGCGTCGGCGTCCGGGAACCAGGACACTGCGAAACTGCTTTCGAAGGTGGTCGACGTCGTCGATGCGGCGACAGGTACTGTGCGACTGAAGGCGAAGGTCGCGGAAGCGGACGAGATGACCCTCGAAACGCGCTCCACCAAGACCGTTCGCGTCAAGAAGTAG
- a CDS encoding FHA domain-containing protein yields the protein MPTCPNGHQSGSEDWCEVCGHRMAAGGAPAGAVPPPPPPPPAPGYGYPQGSGTSGGQPTMQAEICPQCRTPREAMAPFCEECRWNFLTNTATSYTPLAPQHGTPGGPPPGLNLPPGFQAQGPGSQGGPGGQGGPDGPGGQSGPGGQNAPGGPGGQSGPGGQNAPGGPGGQSGPGGQGGPGGAPQQRDPFDYQGSRPSQMNRPAEPLAPEQGGRSGQGPQGGPHGNGGQAGPPPQSFQQGPPPPPAYAQQGHPSQQQSAPSPFEPRQSSPFAPPQQQQQSAPPAPPQSSGHTGGGDDWLLPPPSQAQGYGRQGQEQGYDQGQPNGGVPGQGRPQQPLSWTAVIAPDREYFLAMMQRSGPEATGLNLPAYSPEQRLPLTGNQITIGRRRQSTGESPDIDLSVPPEDPGVSHQHAVLVQQPDGGWAVVDQNSTNGTTLNGAEDPIQPYVPVPLQDGDQVHVGAWTTITVRRD from the coding sequence ATGCCGACCTGCCCGAACGGACACCAGTCGGGTTCCGAGGACTGGTGCGAGGTCTGCGGACACCGCATGGCCGCCGGCGGTGCGCCCGCGGGCGCCGTGCCCCCGCCGCCTCCGCCGCCGCCCGCGCCCGGTTACGGCTATCCGCAGGGCTCCGGCACCAGCGGCGGCCAGCCCACGATGCAGGCGGAGATCTGCCCGCAGTGCCGTACGCCGCGTGAGGCGATGGCGCCGTTCTGCGAGGAGTGCCGCTGGAACTTCCTCACCAACACGGCGACCTCCTACACCCCGCTGGCCCCGCAGCACGGCACGCCCGGCGGCCCCCCGCCCGGTCTCAACCTGCCGCCCGGCTTCCAGGCGCAGGGCCCCGGCAGCCAGGGCGGACCCGGCGGCCAGGGCGGTCCGGATGGACCCGGCGGTCAGAGCGGTCCCGGCGGTCAGAACGCGCCCGGTGGACCCGGCGGTCAGAGCGGTCCCGGCGGTCAGAACGCGCCCGGTGGACCCGGCGGTCAGAGCGGTCCCGGCGGTCAGGGCGGGCCCGGTGGCGCGCCCCAGCAGCGTGACCCGTTCGACTACCAGGGCTCGCGCCCCTCGCAGATGAACCGTCCCGCCGAGCCCCTCGCCCCCGAGCAGGGCGGCCGGAGCGGCCAGGGCCCTCAGGGCGGTCCGCACGGCAACGGCGGCCAGGCCGGTCCTCCTCCGCAGTCGTTCCAGCAGGGTCCCCCGCCGCCGCCCGCGTATGCGCAGCAGGGGCACCCGTCCCAGCAGCAGTCGGCGCCCTCCCCGTTCGAGCCCCGGCAGTCCTCGCCCTTCGCACCGCCGCAACAGCAACAGCAGTCGGCTCCTCCCGCACCGCCGCAGTCCTCCGGCCACACCGGCGGCGGGGACGACTGGCTGCTCCCGCCGCCCTCCCAGGCCCAGGGGTACGGCCGACAGGGGCAGGAGCAGGGGTACGACCAGGGTCAGCCGAACGGCGGGGTGCCGGGCCAGGGCCGCCCCCAGCAGCCCCTGTCCTGGACCGCCGTCATCGCTCCGGACCGCGAGTACTTCCTCGCGATGATGCAGCGCAGCGGTCCCGAGGCGACCGGGCTGAACCTGCCCGCGTACTCCCCCGAGCAGCGTCTCCCGCTCACCGGCAACCAGATCACCATCGGGCGCCGCCGCCAGAGCACCGGCGAGTCCCCCGACATCGATCTCTCGGTGCCGCCGGAGGACCCTGGCGTCTCGCACCAGCACGCGGTGCTGGTGCAGCAGCCCGACGGCGGCTGGGCGGTCGTCGACCAGAACTCCACCAACGGCACCACGCTGAACGGCGCCGAGGACCCGATCCAGCCCTACGTCCCCGTACCCCTCCAGGACGGCGACCAGGTGCACGTCGGGGCGTGGACGACGATCACGGTCCGCCGGGACTGA
- a CDS encoding methyltransferase domain-containing protein: MGADRETPAVPAAEADAARHALVREIVAQGGLTDPAWYAAFVEVPRHLFVPSYYVHGIAGYERLWGEDPDPGRRSRWLSGVYADRALATRIRDGELISSSSQPSLMAQMLEALDVRDGDTVLEIGTGPGYNAALLSHRLGEEAVTSIDLDPEITEPARRHLAAAGHRPTVITGDGARGCPQRAPYDRIIATCTLPSVPQAWLEQCRPGARVLAPFATGLVALRVSATAQGPRAEGHFLHTPAYFVPLRGALPLPAGLPHLGGLPRRAAGNDLFRFLLTLTAGALDPHEALSLWEREGRPQRERYGITVGQGRQWAWLDDPQGPYTWPLSE; this comes from the coding sequence ATGGGAGCAGACCGGGAGACCCCCGCCGTCCCCGCAGCCGAGGCCGACGCGGCGAGGCATGCCCTGGTGCGGGAGATCGTCGCGCAGGGCGGGCTGACCGACCCCGCCTGGTACGCCGCCTTCGTCGAGGTGCCCCGCCATCTGTTCGTGCCGTCCTACTACGTGCACGGCATCGCGGGATACGAGCGCCTCTGGGGCGAGGACCCCGACCCCGGGCGCCGCTCCCGCTGGCTGAGCGGGGTGTACGCGGACAGGGCGCTGGCCACCCGCATCCGGGACGGCGAACTCATCTCGTCCTCCAGTCAGCCGTCCCTGATGGCGCAGATGCTGGAGGCCCTCGACGTACGGGACGGCGACACGGTCCTGGAGATCGGCACCGGCCCCGGCTACAACGCGGCCCTGCTCTCGCACCGGCTCGGCGAGGAGGCGGTGACCAGCATCGATCTGGATCCGGAGATCACGGAACCGGCCCGCCGCCACCTCGCGGCCGCCGGGCACCGCCCGACGGTGATCACCGGTGACGGCGCCCGCGGCTGCCCGCAGCGCGCCCCGTACGACCGGATCATCGCGACCTGCACCCTGCCGTCCGTACCGCAGGCCTGGCTGGAGCAGTGCCGCCCGGGGGCGCGCGTCCTGGCGCCGTTCGCCACCGGGCTCGTCGCGCTCCGGGTCTCCGCGACCGCGCAGGGGCCGCGCGCCGAGGGGCACTTCCTGCACACCCCGGCGTACTTCGTGCCCCTGCGCGGGGCGCTGCCGCTTCCCGCCGGGCTTCCGCACCTCGGTGGACTGCCCCGCCGGGCGGCCGGGAACGATCTGTTCCGGTTCCTGCTGACGCTGACCGCGGGCGCTCTCGATCCGCACGAGGCCCTCTCCCTCTGGGAGCGCGAGGGGCGCCCGCAGCGGGAGAGGTACGGCATCACGGTCGGCCAGGGCCGCCAGTGGGCCTGGCTCGACGACCCGCAGGGCCCCTACACCTGGCCGCTGAGCGAATGA
- a CDS encoding globin: MTEIPRDTLQEQTFYDQVGGEATFRRLVHRFYEGVAGDELLRPMYPEGDLGPAEERFALFLMQYWGGPRTYSDHRGHPRLRMRHAPFRVDRAAHDAWLAHMRVALDELGLAPEHERQLWDYLTYAAASMLNTAD; the protein is encoded by the coding sequence GTGACAGAGATTCCGCGCGACACGCTTCAGGAGCAGACCTTTTACGATCAGGTCGGCGGCGAGGCGACGTTCCGACGCCTGGTCCACCGCTTCTACGAGGGCGTGGCGGGCGACGAGCTGCTGCGGCCGATGTATCCGGAGGGGGATCTGGGCCCGGCCGAGGAGCGGTTCGCCCTGTTCCTCATGCAGTACTGGGGCGGCCCGCGCACCTACAGCGACCACCGGGGCCACCCTCGGCTGCGGATGCGGCACGCCCCGTTCCGGGTGGACCGGGCGGCCCATGACGCCTGGCTCGCCCATATGCGGGTCGCGCTGGACGAACTGGGGCTCGCGCCCGAGCACGAGCGGCAGCTGTGGGACTACCTGACGTACGCCGCCGCGTCGATGCTCAACACCGCGGACTGA
- a CDS encoding ABC transporter permease, which yields MTGFVLLRVRAHRLLLSAAVLAVLLTTSVLAALTAFSGSVGDAALRHTLTHRSAASASLVVSASVDHDRRAEADATVRAAALDAFDGLPVNVGKLESSGAYALPRGLQSPAARRGEPDLTHFAALDRDRVRITEGRAPAAPDGSGPVQVALPLVAAEALKLEPGARLTVTDRLRDDKPQQILVTGVYEALDQSDPYWQLDPLGGRGVRKLAFTTYGPLLTHPAPLASGSLGDGETSWLATADFATLTTGSMAGLHRASSDAPEALTAAPVFKSGVTARTSLPTVLDQLDRALLVSRSTLMIVAVQLVLLAAYALLLVARLLNSERDGERELLRARGGSRGRITSFAAIEALLLAAPAALVAPLLAGPLTGLLAERGALSRIGLRVGEGATATVWLVSAAVALACALAVVAPSLTAGAGGRRTRAASLPAPVRAGADIGLLLIAAVAYWQLERQTTASGSGALSGGQDGRLGIDPLLVAAPALALLAGTVLTLRLLPPAAKLAERRAAKGRGLPAALAGWQFSRRPMRGAGPVLLLVLSVAMGMLAIGQSASWNRSQSDQADFGSGASVRVVGERGVTPVTAGAYASVDGVRQAAPAHRTEVEVSGGRRAEVLALDTAHADERMLLRSDLTDGSPQQLFDAIAPERDSRAGLVLPKDSTRLKLDLRITAVPPKRADASENDVFDDPDGQPPVVTLLLEDRYGLPHRVLAGSVPVGDRPATVSIPVSAAAGLSLTGIEVDGDAPSGAAEKRRVSMSDVRVVTASGAEHPVATPGSVRWKAAVTLTEFGEDRPGERPVPNRSSGAPDFTYDTGVRDLDAWERTTGTLRITAARPRAAAVKAVATDAYLRSTSTKPGDEIDLTLAGNTVRVTLVKAVRQLPTTGTLTGAPDPTAGGGGLLLDLRAVAGALADRPTATIEANEWWLSTAPGDSAKVAAALRARPDTDPAQVLVRAEAAQRLVDDPLGAGPQSALPAVAVVAAALAAVGFAVSASGSRRERSAELGVLRALGAPRRQLARMVAAEQGVLIAIALLIGAAIGTVLTRAVVPLIVLTGQADRPVPPVLVELPAGQVAALLAGVAALPLVIVATLALRRGDPAVSLRHQGDH from the coding sequence GTGACGGGTTTTGTCTTGCTGCGGGTGAGGGCGCACCGCCTTCTCCTCTCCGCGGCCGTGCTCGCCGTTCTGCTGACCACGTCCGTCCTGGCCGCGCTCACCGCGTTCTCCGGCTCGGTGGGCGACGCGGCTCTGCGCCACACGCTCACCCACCGGTCCGCCGCCTCCGCCTCGCTCGTCGTCTCCGCCTCGGTGGACCACGACCGGCGCGCCGAGGCCGATGCCACCGTCCGCGCGGCCGCCCTCGACGCCTTCGACGGGCTGCCCGTGAACGTGGGGAAGCTGGAGAGCTCGGGGGCGTACGCGCTGCCGCGCGGCCTCCAGTCCCCGGCCGCCCGGCGCGGCGAGCCGGACCTCACCCACTTCGCCGCCCTGGACCGCGACCGGGTCCGGATCACCGAGGGCCGGGCGCCCGCCGCGCCGGACGGCTCGGGACCGGTCCAGGTGGCGCTGCCCCTCGTCGCCGCCGAGGCGCTGAAGCTGGAGCCGGGCGCGCGGCTCACCGTCACCGACCGGCTGCGCGACGACAAGCCGCAGCAGATCCTGGTCACCGGCGTCTACGAGGCACTCGACCAGTCCGACCCGTACTGGCAGCTGGACCCGCTCGGCGGGCGCGGGGTGCGCAAGCTCGCCTTCACGACGTACGGTCCCCTGCTCACGCACCCCGCCCCGCTGGCCTCCGGGAGTCTCGGCGACGGGGAGACGTCCTGGCTGGCCACCGCGGACTTCGCCACCCTGACCACCGGCTCCATGGCCGGGCTGCACCGGGCGTCGTCGGACGCCCCCGAGGCCCTCACCGCCGCGCCCGTGTTCAAGTCCGGGGTCACCGCGCGGACCTCGCTGCCCACCGTGCTCGACCAGCTCGACCGGGCGCTGCTCGTCTCCCGCTCCACGCTGATGATCGTCGCGGTGCAGCTGGTGCTGCTGGCCGCGTACGCCCTGCTGCTCGTGGCCCGGCTGCTGAACAGCGAGCGCGACGGGGAACGGGAACTGCTGCGGGCCCGGGGCGGATCGCGCGGCCGGATCACCTCGTTCGCGGCGATCGAGGCGCTGCTGCTCGCCGCTCCCGCAGCGCTGGTCGCCCCGCTGCTGGCGGGGCCGCTGACCGGCCTGCTGGCCGAGCGCGGCGCCCTGTCCCGGATCGGGCTGCGGGTCGGGGAGGGCGCCACCGCGACGGTATGGCTGGTCTCCGCGGCCGTGGCGCTGGCCTGTGCCCTGGCGGTGGTCGCTCCGTCGCTGACGGCCGGGGCGGGCGGGCGCAGGACCCGGGCGGCCTCGCTGCCCGCACCCGTGCGGGCGGGCGCCGACATCGGGCTGCTGCTCATCGCGGCGGTGGCGTACTGGCAGCTGGAGCGGCAGACCACGGCGTCCGGCAGCGGGGCGCTCAGCGGCGGCCAGGACGGCAGGCTCGGGATCGACCCCCTGCTGGTCGCCGCCCCGGCGCTGGCCCTGCTCGCCGGGACCGTGCTCACGCTGCGGCTGCTCCCGCCCGCCGCGAAGCTCGCCGAACGGCGTGCCGCCAAGGGCCGCGGGCTGCCCGCCGCACTGGCGGGCTGGCAGTTCAGCAGGCGCCCGATGCGCGGCGCGGGACCGGTGCTGCTGCTGGTGCTGTCGGTCGCGATGGGCATGCTGGCCATCGGGCAGAGCGCCTCCTGGAACCGTTCGCAGAGCGACCAGGCTGACTTCGGCTCCGGCGCCTCGGTCCGGGTCGTCGGCGAGCGCGGAGTCACTCCGGTGACGGCCGGTGCGTACGCCTCGGTGGACGGGGTGCGGCAGGCCGCCCCCGCCCACCGGACTGAGGTGGAGGTCTCCGGCGGGCGCAGGGCCGAGGTCCTCGCCCTGGACACGGCGCACGCGGACGAGCGGATGCTGCTGCGCTCCGACCTCACCGACGGGTCCCCCCAGCAGCTGTTCGACGCGATCGCCCCGGAGCGGGACAGCCGCGCCGGGCTCGTCCTCCCGAAGGACAGCACCCGGCTGAAGCTGGACCTGCGGATCACCGCGGTGCCGCCGAAGCGCGCCGACGCCTCCGAGAACGACGTCTTCGACGATCCGGACGGGCAGCCGCCCGTGGTCACCCTGCTTCTGGAGGACCGGTACGGGCTCCCCCACCGGGTGCTGGCCGGGTCCGTCCCGGTCGGCGACCGCCCCGCCACGGTGTCCATCCCGGTGTCGGCGGCGGCCGGACTGTCCCTGACCGGCATCGAGGTGGACGGCGACGCCCCCTCCGGCGCGGCGGAGAAGCGCAGGGTCTCGATGAGCGACGTACGGGTGGTCACCGCATCCGGCGCCGAACACCCCGTGGCGACGCCCGGCTCGGTGCGCTGGAAGGCCGCCGTGACGCTCACCGAATTCGGTGAGGACCGGCCGGGCGAACGGCCCGTGCCGAACAGGTCTTCCGGTGCGCCGGACTTCACGTACGACACCGGCGTGCGGGACCTCGACGCCTGGGAGCGGACCACCGGCACCCTGCGGATCACCGCGGCCAGGCCCCGGGCCGCGGCAGTGAAGGCGGTGGCGACGGACGCCTACCTGAGGAGCACCAGTACGAAGCCGGGCGACGAGATCGATCTCACGCTTGCCGGGAACACCGTCCGGGTGACCCTGGTGAAGGCGGTACGGCAGCTGCCGACCACCGGCACCCTCACCGGCGCCCCGGACCCGACAGCGGGCGGCGGCGGGCTGCTGCTCGACCTCAGGGCGGTCGCCGGTGCCCTGGCCGACCGGCCGACCGCCACGATCGAGGCGAACGAATGGTGGCTGAGCACCGCCCCCGGCGACAGCGCGAAGGTGGCCGCCGCCCTGCGCGCCCGGCCGGACACCGATCCGGCCCAGGTACTGGTCCGCGCCGAGGCCGCCCAGCGGCTGGTCGACGACCCGTTGGGCGCGGGCCCGCAGTCCGCGCTGCCCGCCGTCGCGGTGGTCGCCGCCGCGCTCGCCGCGGTCGGCTTCGCCGTCAGCGCCTCCGGCTCCCGGCGTGAACGGTCCGCCGAGCTGGGCGTGCTGCGGGCGCTCGGCGCGCCGCGCCGCCAGCTGGCCCGGATGGTCGCCGCCGAACAGGGCGTCCTCATCGCCATCGCCCTGCTGATCGGGGCGGCCATCGGCACCGTGCTGACCCGGGCCGTCGTCCCGCTGATCGTGCTGACCGGGCAGGCGGACCGGCCCGTGCCTCCGGTGCTGGTGGAGCTGCCCGCCGGGCAGGTCGCCGCACTGCTGGCCGGGGTCGCCGCACTGCCTCTCGTGATCGTCGCGACGCTCGCGCTCCGCCGCGGGGACCCGGCGGTATCGCTGCGCCACCAGGGGGACCACTGA
- a CDS encoding ABC transporter permease, producing the protein MSDDNRRAAEAPWIRTRLRTAPGAAVALAVLVLVTAFLAAAFPRAVDAYETKGLRHDILTADPNRSVVEVARPQPGLELPQGQREAEMRGPQLTRVGGELLKALPAPLRADTSSVAYGVRTTRPVVATEPWLPRPDAAPPRLTYAAQLGLREHATLSSGAWPATTGPVTSDSRAVEGAVTEETAAELKVKVGATLAVPTASGETVTVRITGIVAPRDPHGSYWSADPLLRSPSLVPDPASPFPTYFWAGTVLLAEDAAPVLLSTATEPALYWRLPPDPAALTGPDGPRLASVLASLESGPGLLKTREIAGDTAMVRSGLGHIVAANARMREAISPVIAVAALGIASVATVVLLMTGALIGGRRRGELALLRSRGASLRGIGGRLLAETAVTVLPAAALGLLLAVLVVGEGRWWPGTLAAAGTGLLVCLALPLRTTLQHIRPTLHGAREDMVSARPSRRRTVAELTLLVLAVGAVTALLRRGTSTGGGTDLLVSAAPVLVALIAALVLVRLYPLPLRLAARPVARLRGAIGFLSLARAGRASAGGTLPLLALLLALATAAFGGSVVAGIGDARDDAALKAVGADARISGLSERTTLPGPLVRTVKDLDGVENVAPVRVEHSVALPTADVGGTDATGAGASGTGAAGADSAALVGVDPATYARLARATGLPEFPAARLKATGAAAPVPKGAEPGPGRVLPAIASPSVAARLGKEPVAVDTLSGDFKVRIVGVASRAAAVSTAHFLIVNSASLDHGEPTTLFLNGTPDPGKLHAAVGGSGKKYVVQLRSEERERYVNAPMQAGAERIYLAAVVAGAGYALLAVLLSLLQTAPERRTLLARLRTMGLTTGQGRRLLAFEAMPQALLAAVGGLFTGWATIVLLSPGVDLVALALAGVAGSAPDPVPLRTDLWSLGLPAAGVVALAAAVAGVQAWWASRRGSITELRAGDSR; encoded by the coding sequence ATGAGCGACGACAACAGGCGGGCGGCGGAAGCCCCGTGGATACGGACCCGGCTGCGGACCGCGCCCGGTGCGGCGGTGGCCCTCGCGGTACTGGTGCTGGTGACCGCGTTCCTCGCCGCCGCGTTTCCGCGCGCGGTGGACGCGTACGAGACGAAGGGGCTGCGCCACGACATCCTGACCGCCGACCCGAACCGCAGCGTCGTGGAGGTCGCGCGTCCGCAGCCCGGCCTCGAACTCCCGCAGGGGCAACGGGAGGCCGAGATGCGCGGCCCGCAGCTGACGCGCGTCGGCGGGGAGCTGCTGAAGGCACTGCCCGCACCGCTGCGCGCCGACACGTCCTCCGTCGCGTACGGGGTGCGCACCACGAGGCCGGTCGTCGCCACCGAACCCTGGCTGCCGCGCCCCGACGCGGCTCCGCCGCGGCTCACCTATGCGGCGCAACTGGGCCTGAGGGAGCACGCCACGCTCAGCTCGGGGGCCTGGCCCGCGACGACGGGCCCGGTGACCTCGGACTCCCGTGCGGTGGAGGGCGCGGTCACCGAGGAGACGGCCGCCGAGCTGAAGGTGAAGGTCGGCGCGACCCTCGCGGTGCCCACGGCGTCGGGCGAGACCGTCACCGTACGGATCACCGGCATCGTCGCCCCGCGTGACCCGCACGGCAGCTACTGGTCCGCCGATCCGCTGCTGCGCAGCCCGTCCCTGGTCCCGGACCCCGCGAGTCCCTTTCCCACCTACTTCTGGGCCGGCACGGTCCTGCTGGCCGAGGACGCCGCCCCGGTCCTGCTGAGCACGGCCACCGAGCCCGCCCTGTACTGGCGGCTTCCGCCCGACCCGGCGGCGCTGACCGGCCCCGACGGCCCCCGTCTGGCATCCGTCCTCGCCTCCCTGGAGAGCGGCCCCGGACTGCTGAAGACGCGGGAGATCGCCGGGGACACCGCGATGGTCCGCAGCGGGCTCGGCCACATCGTGGCGGCGAACGCCCGGATGCGCGAGGCGATCAGTCCCGTGATCGCGGTCGCCGCCCTGGGCATCGCCTCCGTGGCCACTGTCGTCCTGCTGATGACGGGCGCCCTGATCGGCGGGCGCCGCCGCGGCGAACTGGCCCTGCTGCGCTCACGCGGCGCCTCCCTGCGCGGCATCGGCGGACGGCTGCTCGCGGAGACCGCGGTGACGGTGCTGCCCGCCGCCGCGCTCGGGCTACTGCTCGCGGTGCTGGTGGTGGGCGAGGGCCGGTGGTGGCCGGGAACGCTGGCGGCGGCGGGGACCGGCCTGCTGGTCTGCCTGGCCCTGCCGCTGCGGACGACGCTCCAGCACATCCGGCCGACGCTGCACGGGGCGCGCGAGGACATGGTGAGCGCCCGGCCGTCCCGTCGGCGCACCGTCGCCGAGCTGACGCTGCTGGTGCTGGCGGTCGGCGCGGTGACGGCCCTGCTGCGGCGCGGTACGTCGACCGGCGGCGGCACGGATCTGCTGGTCAGCGCGGCACCGGTGCTGGTCGCCCTGATCGCGGCTCTCGTCCTGGTCCGGCTCTACCCGTTGCCCTTGCGCCTCGCCGCGCGCCCCGTGGCCCGGCTGCGCGGGGCGATCGGCTTCCTGTCGCTCGCCCGCGCCGGGCGGGCCTCGGCCGGCGGGACACTGCCGTTGCTCGCCCTGCTGCTGGCGCTGGCCACGGCCGCGTTCGGCGGGTCGGTGGTGGCGGGCATCGGGGACGCCCGGGACGACGCGGCGCTGAAGGCCGTGGGGGCGGATGCCCGGATCAGCGGACTGAGCGAGCGGACGACGCTGCCCGGCCCCCTGGTCCGTACGGTGAAGGACCTCGACGGGGTGGAGAACGTCGCTCCGGTACGTGTCGAGCACAGCGTGGCCCTGCCGACGGCGGACGTGGGCGGCACCGACGCCACGGGAGCCGGTGCGAGCGGCACCGGGGCTGCGGGCGCCGACAGCGCGGCCCTGGTGGGCGTCGACCCCGCCACGTACGCCCGGCTGGCGCGCGCGACCGGGCTGCCGGAGTTCCCCGCCGCCCGGCTGAAGGCCACCGGCGCGGCGGCGCCGGTGCCGAAGGGCGCGGAACCCGGCCCCGGGCGCGTCCTTCCGGCGATCGCGTCCCCGTCGGTGGCGGCCCGCCTGGGCAAGGAGCCGGTCGCCGTCGACACCTTGTCCGGCGACTTCAAGGTCCGGATCGTGGGGGTGGCCTCGCGCGCGGCAGCGGTCTCGACCGCGCACTTCCTGATCGTGAACTCCGCCTCGCTCGACCACGGGGAACCCACCACCCTGTTCCTCAACGGCACACCGGACCCCGGGAAGCTGCACGCGGCGGTCGGCGGGAGCGGCAAGAAGTACGTCGTACAGCTGCGTTCCGAGGAGCGCGAGCGGTACGTGAACGCCCCGATGCAGGCGGGCGCCGAACGCATCTACCTCGCGGCCGTCGTGGCGGGCGCCGGATACGCGCTGCTGGCCGTACTGCTGTCGCTGCTCCAGACCGCACCGGAACGCAGGACGCTGCTGGCGCGGCTGCGCACGATGGGGCTGACCACCGGACAGGGCAGGCGGCTGCTGGCCTTCGAGGCGATGCCGCAGGCGCTGCTGGCGGCGGTCGGCGGCCTGTTCACCGGCTGGGCGACCATCGTCCTTCTCTCCCCCGGCGTCGATCTGGTCGCGCTGGCGCTCGCGGGCGTCGCCGGATCGGCCCCGGACCCCGTCCCGTTGCGCACCGACCTGTGGTCGCTCGGGCTTCCGGCTGCCGGGGTGGTCGCGCTCGCCGCCGCGGTCGCGGGCGTCCAGGCGTGGTGGGCGAGCCGCCGCGGATCGATCACCGAACTCAGGGCAGGAGACTCCCGATGA